One genomic window of Tatumella citrea includes the following:
- the amyA gene encoding alpha-amylase: MQNPTLFQFFHWYYPDGGKLWPEAAEKAAWLSEIGITGVWLPPACKGDSGGSSVGYDIYDLFDLGEFDQKGTRATKYGDKEGLLAAINALQQNKISVIIDVVLNHKMGADEKEQVQVNRVNMDDRDDISDEVIDAEAWTRFTFPGRKGEYSKFIWDFRCFSGVDHIENPDENGIFKIVNDYTAGGWNDQVDSEFGNYDYLMGANIDFRNNAVNEELKYWGRWIIDQTKCNGFRLDAVKHIPAWFYKEWIDHIQEHSEQPMYMVAEYWSFEVEVLQNYLQQVDYKTMLFDAPLQLNFHHASKGGSDFDLSKIFDNTLVAADAAHAVTLVANHDTQPLQALESPVEPWFKPLAYALTLLREQGVPIIFYPDLTGASYEDAGDDGKPCTVELPVIEHLETLIRARQTYAWGAQTDYFDHPNCIAFSRSGTAEQQGCVVVMSNGEAGEKSIDTGEALAQRKWRDLLGNREDIVETDEQGHGQFFCNAGSVSVWVLAE; this comes from the coding sequence ATGCAGAATCCTACGCTGTTTCAGTTTTTTCACTGGTATTACCCGGACGGAGGCAAACTCTGGCCGGAAGCTGCCGAAAAAGCCGCATGGCTGTCAGAAATTGGTATCACAGGTGTCTGGCTGCCACCGGCCTGCAAAGGTGATTCCGGCGGAAGCTCAGTGGGTTACGATATCTATGATCTGTTTGATCTTGGCGAATTTGATCAAAAAGGAACCCGTGCGACCAAGTACGGAGATAAAGAAGGGTTACTGGCAGCGATAAATGCTCTGCAACAGAATAAGATCAGCGTGATCATTGATGTGGTACTTAATCACAAGATGGGCGCGGATGAAAAAGAGCAGGTCCAGGTTAATCGCGTGAATATGGATGATCGTGATGATATCAGTGACGAAGTCATTGATGCTGAAGCCTGGACCCGTTTTACCTTTCCTGGCAGAAAGGGTGAGTATTCGAAATTTATCTGGGATTTCCGCTGCTTCAGTGGCGTTGACCATATCGAAAATCCGGACGAAAACGGCATTTTTAAGATTGTGAACGACTATACCGCCGGTGGCTGGAATGATCAGGTAGATTCAGAGTTCGGTAATTACGATTACCTGATGGGCGCCAACATCGATTTCCGAAATAATGCAGTGAATGAAGAGCTGAAATACTGGGGTCGCTGGATTATCGATCAAACCAAATGTAACGGCTTCCGGCTGGATGCGGTGAAACATATCCCTGCCTGGTTCTATAAAGAGTGGATTGACCATATTCAGGAACATTCGGAACAACCGATGTATATGGTGGCAGAATACTGGTCATTTGAAGTGGAAGTGTTGCAGAACTATCTGCAGCAGGTTGACTATAAAACCATGTTGTTTGATGCACCGCTCCAGCTGAACTTCCATCATGCCTCCAAAGGCGGTTCAGATTTTGATCTCAGCAAGATCTTTGACAATACACTGGTGGCAGCAGATGCAGCACACGCGGTGACGCTGGTTGCCAACCACGATACTCAGCCGTTACAGGCGCTGGAATCCCCGGTAGAACCCTGGTTTAAGCCTTTAGCTTATGCGTTGACCTTATTGCGCGAGCAGGGTGTGCCTATCATTTTTTATCCGGACCTGACCGGGGCCAGCTATGAAGATGCAGGGGATGACGGTAAGCCATGTACAGTTGAACTCCCGGTGATTGAACACCTGGAAACGCTGATCCGGGCACGACAAACTTATGCCTGGGGGGCTCAGACTGACTATTTTGACCATCCTAACTGCATCGCCTTTAGCCGCAGTGGTACTGCAGAGCAGCAGGGATGTGTTGTTGTGATGTCTAACGGTGAGGCCGGAGAGAAGAGTATTGATACCGGTGAAGCGTTAGCACAGCGAAAATGGCGTGATTTGCTGGGCAACCGGGAAGATATTGTTGAAACTGATGAACAGGGGCACGGGCAATTCTTCTGTAATGCTGGCAGTGTCAGTGTCTGGGTGTTGGCGGAATAA
- a CDS encoding GNAT family N-acetyltransferase — translation MKLRRFREGDEAALFQVFCSSIRDIAARDYTPQQIAAWASEDIDAHRWTAMMRKLQPFVVEIAGDIAGYADVQPDGYIDHFFVSGKYPRQGVGSLLMNAIHEQAGRLELSELTAQVSKTAEPFFRQMGFVVMERGYPVRRGVTLENALMRKPL, via the coding sequence ATGAAATTACGACGATTCAGAGAAGGGGATGAGGCTGCACTTTTTCAGGTCTTCTGTTCCTCCATCCGTGATATTGCAGCACGGGATTATACGCCGCAGCAAATTGCCGCATGGGCGTCAGAGGATATTGATGCTCATCGCTGGACAGCGATGATGAGAAAACTGCAGCCGTTTGTGGTGGAAATTGCCGGCGATATTGCCGGATATGCCGATGTTCAACCCGACGGATATATTGATCATTTCTTTGTTTCGGGAAAGTACCCGCGTCAGGGGGTTGGCAGTCTGTTAATGAACGCTATCCATGAACAAGCCGGACGTCTTGAGTTAAGCGAACTGACGGCACAGGTAAGCAAAACAGCAGAACCCTTTTTCAGGCAGATGGGGTTTGTGGTTATGGAACGAGGATACCCGGTTCGTCGTGGCGTGACACTGGAAAATGCGCTGATGCGCAAACCACTCTGA
- a CDS encoding membrane-bound PQQ-dependent dehydrogenase, glucose/quinate/shikimate family — MSDLHSGSFNSSIKKTLNILFSVVVLIISGVLLYGGVKLVSLGGSYYYLIAGLAYLLLAIFSLLRKTFTTAYSVLVFIITCIWALSETGAVDYWLLLPRLLIPAIILLLSLWNGAANSVASKSLQRSANWLGNVVFLALVATFIAAFYPHGGISNPVAQTPHASKTDDQPANWEFYGRNASGTRFAPYSQITPGNVSELQVAWTYRTGRRITGSGTGVDENTPLQIGNVLYSCTPENLITALDADSGKALWKFDPHAKTAEHVTCRGVGYYDIDNDPGLPEAQKAEFSGVKQCRQRILVSSVDARLFALDAHDGSLCTTFGDNGYVDLKKGMGPTENSKRYHPTSLPVVMGHLAVVGGWVRDIVAGEPSGTVRAFDVLSGKLVWAWDVGAKDSADTTAADHQFTLETPNVWTIPTYDKQLNLVYLPTGNGPPDYWGGDRNQAKEKYGAAIVAVDASNGKVKWVYQTVHHDVWDYDLPSQPVLYQMKNANGEEVPALIQTTKTGQIFVLDRRTGQPLTEVQERAVVSSPAAEGEHLSPTQPFSVGMPTIGAEPLTEKSMWGITTFDQLYCRIMFKDSVYVGPYTPPTEKPYIEWPSLLGGMNWGGLTIDENTGMMFVNDMRMPLRMSLVTRENAKKYKVTTDEVPGFMGTIRPQIAGIYGGVKIDILQSPLGVPCNNPPFGSMSAIDLNTRKLVWQVPLGTVQDTGPLGIKTHMQIPLGMPTLGGPTSTASGLVFFAGTQDYYLRAMDSSTGKVVWKARLPVGAVAAPLIYKSPVTGKEYVVISAGGMSHSPDVGDYIIAYALPDNLINQTH; from the coding sequence ATGAGTGATCTTCATTCCGGGAGTTTTAATTCTTCAATTAAAAAAACTCTTAATATCTTATTTTCAGTTGTTGTTCTTATTATCTCAGGGGTATTGCTTTATGGTGGCGTTAAGTTAGTTTCTCTGGGAGGGTCGTATTATTATCTTATCGCAGGACTGGCATATTTATTACTGGCCATTTTTTCATTATTAAGAAAAACCTTTACTACAGCTTACTCTGTTCTGGTTTTTATTATCACCTGTATTTGGGCATTATCTGAAACAGGAGCAGTAGATTATTGGCTGCTTCTGCCTCGCCTGCTGATTCCGGCAATTATTTTGCTGCTTAGCCTGTGGAATGGTGCCGCGAATTCTGTTGCTTCGAAATCCCTGCAACGTTCCGCTAACTGGCTCGGTAATGTGGTATTTTTGGCATTGGTCGCCACATTTATTGCTGCCTTCTATCCACACGGTGGTATTTCTAATCCGGTCGCGCAAACTCCTCATGCCAGTAAAACAGATGACCAGCCGGCTAACTGGGAGTTTTACGGACGAAATGCTTCAGGCACCCGGTTTGCGCCCTATAGCCAGATTACACCTGGTAATGTCAGTGAATTACAGGTGGCCTGGACATACCGTACCGGACGAAGAATTACCGGCTCAGGTACTGGCGTTGATGAAAATACACCGTTACAAATCGGGAATGTCCTCTACTCATGCACCCCTGAAAACCTGATTACTGCGCTTGATGCTGACAGTGGTAAAGCATTGTGGAAGTTTGATCCTCATGCCAAAACTGCTGAGCATGTGACCTGTCGCGGGGTAGGCTATTATGATATTGATAACGATCCCGGTTTGCCGGAAGCACAAAAAGCCGAATTCAGTGGAGTAAAACAGTGCCGTCAGCGGATCCTTGTATCTTCTGTCGATGCTCGTTTATTTGCGCTTGATGCTCACGATGGCTCTCTGTGTACCACCTTTGGTGACAACGGTTACGTTGATCTTAAAAAAGGTATGGGGCCTACCGAGAACAGCAAACGTTACCATCCAACCTCTCTGCCGGTCGTGATGGGGCATCTGGCGGTTGTCGGAGGCTGGGTACGAGACATTGTTGCTGGTGAACCTTCCGGGACAGTCCGTGCTTTTGATGTGCTATCCGGTAAATTAGTCTGGGCCTGGGATGTTGGTGCAAAAGACTCTGCGGATACGACGGCCGCCGATCATCAGTTCACTCTTGAAACACCCAATGTCTGGACTATTCCGACCTATGATAAACAGCTGAATCTGGTTTATCTGCCTACCGGCAACGGACCACCGGATTACTGGGGTGGCGATCGTAATCAGGCAAAAGAGAAGTATGGGGCGGCGATTGTTGCGGTAGATGCTTCAAACGGTAAAGTGAAATGGGTCTATCAGACAGTTCACCACGATGTCTGGGACTACGATTTACCTTCTCAGCCAGTTTTATACCAGATGAAAAATGCTAATGGCGAAGAAGTCCCTGCATTAATCCAGACCACCAAAACTGGTCAGATATTTGTACTTGACCGTCGAACCGGTCAGCCTCTGACTGAAGTGCAGGAGCGTGCGGTTGTTTCGTCCCCGGCAGCCGAAGGAGAGCATTTATCCCCAACCCAGCCTTTCTCTGTTGGTATGCCAACAATTGGTGCGGAGCCACTGACAGAAAAATCAATGTGGGGGATTACTACCTTTGATCAGCTTTACTGCCGGATCATGTTTAAAGATTCAGTGTATGTGGGTCCATACACCCCGCCGACAGAAAAACCGTATATTGAATGGCCAAGCCTGTTAGGGGGAATGAACTGGGGAGGACTGACGATTGACGAAAATACCGGCATGATGTTTGTCAATGATATGCGCATGCCGTTAAGAATGTCGTTAGTCACCCGGGAAAACGCGAAAAAATACAAAGTTACCACTGATGAGGTTCCGGGCTTTATGGGAACCATCAGGCCGCAGATCGCCGGTATTTATGGCGGCGTGAAAATTGATATTCTCCAGTCGCCTTTGGGTGTGCCTTGTAATAATCCGCCATTCGGTAGCATGAGTGCGATAGATCTTAATACCCGTAAGCTGGTCTGGCAGGTTCCTCTGGGAACGGTTCAGGATACCGGGCCTTTAGGAATTAAAACGCACATGCAAATACCTCTGGGTATGCCGACCCTGGGAGGGCCGACATCCACCGCGTCGGGCCTGGTATTCTTCGCGGGTACTCAGGATTACTATCTGCGGGCAATGGATTCCTCAACCGGTAAAGTCGTATGGAAAGCCCGGTTACCGGTAGGAGCAGTTGCAGCACCGCTGATTTATAAATCTCCGGTAACAGGTAAAGAGTATGTGGTGATCTCGGCAGGGGGGATGAGTCATTCGCCGGATGTCGGGGATTATATTATTGCTTATGCTTTGCCGGACAATCTGATCAACCAGACACATTAA
- a CDS encoding aspartyl/asparaginyl beta-hydroxylase domain-containing protein, with the protein MQQTSRPPFLRRLLMKTGKKFLRWNNDFQTRHSLIATTPKIDNSAFDWVPLLENNWQEIRAELDDLLKNPEKIPSFHQISPDQKRISKGDNWKTFGFYVYGNRVDENCAICPKTAELISAIPHMRTAMFSILQPHYHIVPHKGPTRAVVRAHLGLIVPKEQEKLWIRVDDQKLHWEEGKVVLFDDSYEHEVRNDTDELRAVLFMDIDRPMDKTGTLVNNLLFSLIKASPYIKQPLKNIAKWNQNNH; encoded by the coding sequence ATGCAACAGACATCACGTCCGCCATTTTTACGCCGTTTACTGATGAAAACAGGCAAAAAGTTTCTGCGCTGGAATAATGATTTTCAGACACGGCATTCACTGATCGCCACCACTCCGAAAATCGATAATTCAGCTTTTGACTGGGTTCCTTTGCTGGAAAACAACTGGCAGGAGATCCGTGCTGAACTGGATGATTTGCTGAAAAATCCGGAGAAAATCCCGTCATTTCACCAGATTTCACCGGATCAGAAACGTATTTCGAAAGGTGATAACTGGAAGACCTTTGGATTTTATGTTTACGGTAACCGGGTTGATGAAAACTGTGCTATTTGTCCAAAAACCGCTGAACTGATAAGTGCCATCCCGCATATGCGCACGGCAATGTTCTCGATACTGCAACCCCACTACCACATTGTTCCGCACAAAGGACCGACCCGTGCAGTTGTTCGTGCGCATCTGGGGCTGATAGTGCCAAAAGAACAGGAAAAACTGTGGATTCGCGTTGATGATCAGAAACTGCACTGGGAAGAAGGCAAAGTAGTTCTGTTTGATGATTCTTACGAGCATGAAGTGCGTAATGACACTGACGAACTGCGCGCCGTACTGTTCATGGATATCGACCGCCCGATGGATAAAACCGGTACTCTGGTCAACAATCTGCTGTTTTCACTGATTAAAGCCAGTCCGTATATCAAACAGCCGCTGAAAAATATCGCCAAATGGAATCAGAATAACCACTAA
- a CDS encoding ABC transporter substrate-binding protein has translation MKKTIISLALVALASVSSIHAANADQLDTIIDSGKLRCAVTLDFPPMGMRDDQNNPEGFDVDYCKDLAKVLGVTPVIVETPFPDRIPALMSGRADIIVASTSDTLERAKTVSMTIPYFAFQMVVLTRDDKNINSFDDLKGRPVGDTSGTFEAIALAKSVKDWGTGSFRAYQSQNDTILAVAQGHIDATVVTNTVASSVIKSGKYKGLKIAGNAPYTIDYVSLAVKRDQYGLTHFLNLFVNQQVRTGRYAELYKKWVGGTPVNLTVPGVYY, from the coding sequence ATGAAAAAAACGATTATCTCTTTAGCGCTCGTTGCCCTGGCAAGCGTTTCTTCCATTCATGCAGCAAATGCCGATCAATTAGATACGATTATTGATTCCGGAAAACTGCGTTGTGCCGTGACTCTTGATTTCCCTCCTATGGGAATGCGGGATGACCAAAACAATCCGGAAGGTTTTGATGTTGACTACTGTAAAGATCTGGCCAAGGTACTGGGTGTTACTCCGGTGATTGTCGAAACGCCTTTCCCTGATCGTATTCCTGCGCTGATGTCTGGTCGCGCTGATATTATTGTGGCCAGTACTTCCGATACCCTGGAACGTGCCAAAACAGTTTCAATGACCATCCCGTATTTTGCTTTCCAGATGGTGGTGTTAACCCGCGACGATAAAAACATCAACAGCTTCGACGATCTGAAAGGCCGTCCGGTAGGGGATACCAGCGGTACCTTTGAAGCCATTGCCCTGGCGAAAAGCGTAAAAGACTGGGGAACCGGCTCGTTCCGTGCTTACCAGTCACAAAACGATACTATCCTGGCTGTTGCTCAGGGGCACATTGATGCAACCGTAGTTACCAATACTGTGGCTTCATCCGTAATAAAATCCGGCAAATATAAAGGTCTGAAAATTGCCGGTAACGCTCCTTACACCATCGACTACGTTTCTCTGGCGGTTAAACGTGATCAATACGGGCTGACCCACTTCCTCAATCTGTTTGTTAACCAGCAGGTTCGTACCGGCCGTTATGCTGAACTGTATAAAAAATGGGTCGGCGGTACTCCTGTCAATCTGACCGTACCAGGCGTTTATTACTGA
- a CDS encoding trans-3-hydroxy-L-proline dehydratase: MRSSKIVHVVSCHAEGEVGDVIVGGVAPPPGETLWEQSRWIERDNVLRNFVLNEPRGGVFRHVNLLVPPKDPRAMMGWIIMEPADVPPMSGSNSICVSTVLLDTGILPMTEPETRLVLEAPGGLIEAIAECRDGKVQRVEIHNVPSFADQLDAWIEVPGLGSIQVDTAYGGDSFAITDARKLGFSITADEAKDLVETGLKITKAANEQLGFRHPLNADWNHISFCQLAAPVTTENGIVTGANAVVIRPGKIDRSPCGTGCSARMAVLHAKGILSPGQPFVGRSIIGSEFHCRILETTDIQGRQGIIPAISGRAWVTGTHQHMLDPQDPWPEGYTLTDTWPAGIGI, encoded by the coding sequence ATGCGGTCGTCGAAAATTGTTCATGTAGTCAGTTGCCATGCTGAAGGTGAAGTCGGGGATGTGATAGTCGGTGGGGTTGCTCCTCCTCCGGGCGAGACATTGTGGGAGCAGTCCCGCTGGATTGAGCGGGATAATGTATTACGTAACTTTGTTCTGAACGAGCCACGCGGTGGGGTGTTCCGCCACGTTAATCTGCTGGTGCCACCGAAAGATCCACGGGCCATGATGGGATGGATCATTATGGAACCGGCGGACGTGCCACCGATGTCCGGTTCAAATTCTATTTGTGTCTCTACCGTATTACTGGATACCGGTATTTTACCAATGACAGAACCTGAGACCCGGCTGGTGCTGGAAGCGCCCGGTGGGCTGATTGAGGCCATTGCTGAATGCAGGGACGGAAAGGTGCAGCGGGTAGAAATCCATAATGTCCCTTCGTTCGCAGACCAACTGGATGCATGGATTGAAGTCCCCGGGCTCGGCAGTATTCAGGTTGATACCGCGTATGGTGGTGACAGTTTTGCCATTACCGATGCGCGTAAATTAGGTTTTTCCATCACTGCGGATGAAGCGAAAGATTTGGTAGAAACCGGCTTGAAAATTACCAAAGCGGCGAACGAGCAACTGGGATTCCGCCATCCTCTAAATGCTGACTGGAACCACATCTCTTTTTGTCAGTTGGCGGCACCAGTCACTACCGAAAATGGCATAGTGACCGGCGCGAATGCAGTGGTGATTCGCCCGGGTAAAATTGACCGCTCTCCCTGTGGTACCGGATGTTCCGCACGGATGGCAGTACTACATGCCAAAGGTATTCTGAGCCCGGGACAGCCTTTTGTTGGCCGTTCAATTATTGGCTCAGAATTTCATTGCCGTATTCTGGAAACAACGGATATTCAGGGCCGACAGGGAATTATCCCGGCGATTTCAGGGCGTGCCTGGGTTACCGGAACACATCAGCATATGCTGGACCCGCAAGACCCGTGGCCGGAAGGATATACTCTGACCGACACCTGGCCTGCAGGCATTGGGATTTAA
- a CDS encoding amino acid ABC transporter permease, translating to MLDYTFHWRSAFNVLPQMLQGALVTLETAVITMVLGVLIAFALTAMRNSQSKILRGVAMAWISVARNTPSLFQIYILYFGLGNFNINISSWTALIGGIAFNNAGYLAEIFRGGMKAIPATQVRAARSLGMPAFMAYRTIVVPQLLRVVFHPLTNQMVWSVLMTSLGVVVGLDNDLTGVTQNFNVLTFRTFELFSIAAVLYYLIAKVIVLGARGLGWRLFRY from the coding sequence ATGCTTGATTATACTTTCCACTGGCGAAGCGCCTTTAATGTGCTGCCACAGATGTTACAGGGGGCATTAGTCACCCTTGAAACCGCCGTGATTACCATGGTACTGGGTGTCCTGATCGCCTTTGCGCTGACGGCCATGCGTAATTCCCAGAGTAAAATATTACGCGGAGTGGCGATGGCATGGATTTCGGTTGCCAGGAACACCCCCTCATTATTCCAGATTTATATCCTTTATTTCGGTTTGGGTAACTTCAACATCAATATCAGCTCATGGACGGCATTGATCGGCGGTATCGCATTTAATAATGCCGGCTATCTGGCTGAGATATTCCGTGGCGGTATGAAAGCGATTCCGGCCACTCAGGTTCGCGCTGCCCGTTCGCTGGGTATGCCGGCATTTATGGCCTACCGGACGATTGTGGTCCCACAACTGCTGCGGGTCGTCTTTCATCCGCTGACTAACCAAATGGTCTGGTCGGTGCTGATGACTTCGCTGGGTGTGGTGGTTGGTCTGGATAATGACCTGACCGGCGTGACTCAAAACTTCAACGTACTGACTTTCCGTACCTTCGAGCTTTTCTCTATTGCTGCAGTGCTTTATTACCTGATTGCCAAGGTCATTGTACTGGGTGCCCGTGGTCTGGGCTGGCGGCTGTTTCGTTATTAA
- a CDS encoding amino acid ABC transporter permease: MFTTSFTLQDFVFMLQGAATTLELTAASIVMGTIIGVILGWARVALPGPTLPLALIMDIFKSVPLLIQFVLFNALKSILNLDWSIFTIGYLVLGMYAAAFCTEIVRAGLLSVPLNLRRASRSLGMTYWQDMRFIVLPLAVRVIFPGWLNLLLGLMKDTSLVMWIGIIELLRASQIIVTRIQEPLLVLCIAGVIYYFMSLVLAWLGTLLEKRWQEND, from the coding sequence ATGTTTACTACCAGTTTTACTCTGCAGGACTTTGTTTTCATGTTACAGGGTGCAGCAACCACCTTGGAACTGACGGCAGCCTCGATTGTGATGGGAACGATTATCGGTGTGATTTTGGGATGGGCGAGAGTGGCTCTGCCCGGCCCCACGCTGCCGCTGGCGTTAATTATGGACATCTTTAAAAGCGTGCCTCTGCTGATTCAGTTTGTTCTGTTTAATGCCCTGAAAAGTATTCTTAATCTCGACTGGAGTATTTTCACCATCGGCTATCTGGTACTGGGAATGTACGCGGCTGCGTTTTGTACCGAAATTGTCCGGGCCGGATTGTTATCTGTGCCGCTAAATCTGCGGCGCGCCAGCCGTTCACTCGGAATGACTTACTGGCAGGATATGCGGTTTATCGTATTACCTCTGGCGGTCAGAGTTATTTTTCCCGGCTGGCTGAATCTGTTACTGGGATTAATGAAAGATACCTCACTGGTGATGTGGATTGGCATTATCGAATTACTCAGGGCTTCACAAATTATTGTGACCCGAATTCAGGAGCCTCTGCTGGTGCTGTGTATTGCCGGGGTTATTTATTACTTTATGAGTCTGGTATTAGCCTGGCTGGGTACTTTGCTGGAAAAAAGGTGGCAGGAAAATGATTGA
- a CDS encoding amino acid ABC transporter ATP-binding protein: protein MIEINNVHKSFGNLEVIKGVSLTVDKGEVVSIIGGSGSGKSTLLMCLNGLEPIQQGNIRVDGIEVHDKNTDLNRLRQKIGIVFQQWNAFPHLTVLENVMLAPRKVLGLSKSAAEDMAVRQLKHVGLGEKLKAFPGRLSGGQQQRMAIARALAMSPDYMLFDEATSALDPQLVGEVLDTMRMLAEDGMTMVLVTHEIRFARDVSDRVAFFRNGVVHEIGSPEQVIGNPQTPETAQFLKSVVG from the coding sequence ATGATTGAAATTAATAATGTACACAAATCGTTTGGTAACCTGGAAGTCATTAAAGGGGTCAGCCTGACTGTCGATAAAGGTGAGGTGGTTTCGATTATCGGAGGTTCGGGGTCTGGTAAATCAACACTTCTGATGTGTCTGAACGGACTGGAGCCTATTCAGCAAGGGAATATCCGCGTCGATGGTATTGAGGTTCATGACAAAAATACTGACCTTAATCGCCTGCGACAGAAGATTGGTATCGTGTTTCAGCAATGGAATGCATTCCCGCATTTAACGGTACTGGAGAATGTGATGCTGGCACCGCGTAAGGTGCTGGGGCTGAGCAAGTCTGCGGCGGAAGATATGGCGGTTCGACAGCTAAAACATGTTGGATTAGGTGAGAAACTCAAGGCTTTTCCGGGCCGCTTATCCGGTGGTCAGCAACAACGTATGGCGATTGCCCGTGCACTGGCAATGTCACCGGATTACATGCTGTTTGATGAAGCAACTTCGGCACTGGATCCGCAACTGGTGGGTGAGGTTCTGGATACCATGCGTATGCTGGCGGAAGATGGTATGACGATGGTACTGGTCACTCACGAAATTCGTTTTGCGCGTGATGTTTCGGATCGCGTAGCCTTCTTCCGCAATGGCGTGGTGCATGAAATCGGCAGCCCGGAGCAGGTAATCGGTAATCCACAAACTCCCGAAACTGCACAATTTCTGAAATCTGTAGTCGGGTGA